The following coding sequences lie in one Amblyraja radiata isolate CabotCenter1 chromosome 20, sAmbRad1.1.pri, whole genome shotgun sequence genomic window:
- the LOC116984555 gene encoding uncharacterized protein LOC116984555 codes for MLTINKIPTHQPAKLELHCQRVMEFPPAMTQNPGFQGNVYFEPLRIVKLSTETPVERLNKVSSTRSCPADESLLTRWTGHWYAENHSSQKNKSPISRSVGGFPRKLGSLRQLSILDKSAILSKNNQHISEDLTWISGLESLGSLRTGDPNSKPKKRSNCVINRYHKGLVCTTLKNTSVLPLVNASKYIACDTFALQQRFA; via the exons ATGCTGACGATCAACAAAATACCCACTCACCAACCAGC AAAACTGGAGCTACACTGTCAAAGAGTTATGGAGTTTCCTCCGGCAATGACACAGAATCCG GGATTTCAAGGAAATGTTTACTTCGAGCCTTTACGAATTGTTAAATTATCAACAGAAACCCCAGTTGAAAGGCTGAATAAGGTTTCTTCCACAAGGAGTTGCCCGGCTGATGAAAGTCTCCTGACAAGGTGGACTGGGCATTGGTATGCCGAGAACCATTCTTCTCAGAAAAAT AAATCTCCCATTTCCAGATCAGTTGGTGGATTCCCTCGAAAGCTTGGTAGCCTGAGACAGCTTTCCATTCTGGACAAGAGTGCAATTCTATCAAAAAACAATCAGCATATCTCTGAGGACCTTACCTGGATCTCTGGATTGGAGTCACTTGGGAGCCTCAGAACAGGAGACCCCAACAGTAAACCCAAGAAAAGAAGCAACTGTGTAATAAATAGATACCATAAAGGTTTAGTGTGCACGACATTGAAGAACACAAGTGTGTTACCTTTAGTAAATGCCTCTAAGTACATTGCTTGTGATACCTTTGCCTTACAACAAAGATTTGCCTGA